The DNA region TCATCTGGAAATCGGTCGGGTCAGGGCAGCTTTGACATATTATCAGATCTGTAACTGGTCAGTGGTGTGGAACCTTCCATCAAAGCCAACCTTTCTGAAAGTTTGGCTTGACCGATCAGTCAGGGTGAGGCTGGGAAGTGTGAGTAGACTCAAAGTGTGGTGAGAGCTTCAATCATTCATCGAACTTCATGAACCACTGATTCACTCCTATAGGTGAGGGTCTGTTCAAGTGTGAGGAGGACTCCACAGCCTCATAAGATCTCCGAATGCATCAAGTGCACTTGCTGTACAACGTTTAACACAAGATCAGTGACATGGAAAACAAACCGTTCAAATGTGAGGTGTGTGACCGAGCCTTCAGAACATCATCAACGCTTGTAAATCATCGACGCATTCACACGGGGGAGAAGACATTCAAATGTGAGGTGTGTAACAAGGGCTTTGCACAGTTATCAGGCCTGGTAAATCACCGGACCATACACTCAGGGGAAAAACCATTCACATGcaaggtgtgtgacaaatcattctcacggACGTCGACTCTCTACAGACACCAACGCATTcatacaggggagaaaccatttaagTGTGAGCTGTGTGACAAATCCTTTTTGTCTTCCTCCGATTTCCTcatacaccaacgcattcacacaggggagaaaccattcacatgcgAGGCGTGCATGAAATCATTCTCGGATTCATCGACACTCCGCAGACATCAAcgtattcacacaggggagaaaccattcaagtgTGTGGTGTGCGACAAATCATTCTCATTGTCATCAGATCTCCGtgtacaccaacgcattcacaccggggagaaaccattcatgtgtgttgtgtgtgacaaatcattctcgtcGTCATCAGATCTATGcatacaccaacgcattcacacgggGGAGAAACCATTTATGTGTGAGGTCTGTGACAGATCATTTTCACAGTCAGGGAACCTCCGCAGGCATCAACGCAtacacacaggagagaaaccattcagatgcgatgtgtgtgacaaatcattctctgaCACAGCAAGCCTCTGTGTACACCGACACATTCACAATaaggagaaaccattcacatgtgaTGTGTGTAAAAAATCATTCTCGAGGTCATCAAACCTCCTGTTCCATCAGAAGAGCCACACAGGAGAGTAACACTTCAAGTGTGAAGTTTGTGTTAAAGTTTTTGTGACATCTTCGACCTTCCTAGGACACCAGAGGATTCACACAGAAGAGTAACCATTCAGGTGTGAGGAGTGTGACAAGGTTTTCACACAGAATATCTCTTGGCCCATCAACATTGGAGAAGCCGTATCGGTTTCAGTTCTGTTAGAAAGTCTTCACACAGCTGCTGCTCATCCTGGAACATCAATGAACCCACATGGGTTCTAAACTTAACTAAATTATTATCCCCACACAATCTGACTGCAAAGGATGTTCAGTGGTATTGGGGCACAGAACAAGAAGCAGCTTTCACTCACATCAAACAACTAGTGATGACAACGCCAGTGCTGAGGTACTATGATGTCAATAATGAAGCCACCCTGCAGTGGGATGCCAGTGAAACAGGACTTGGAACAATCCTCATGCAGCAAAGACAACCAGCTGTGTTTGTATCCAGAGCATTAACACAAACTGAATAATGCTTTGCACAGATTGAAAAAGAGTGTCTGGATATTGTCTTTGCTTGTGAGCATTTCAATCAGTGCCTGTTTGGGAGAGAGAAATTGGTCCCAGCTCTGTATAGGTGTAACCCACCCGGCCTGTACAGATCCCAtcttcccagaactgatcccaatTTCCTAGGAATTTAAATCCTACTATCCTTCTCCATCCCTCCAGCCACACATTGATCTGCTTTATCCTCCTATTTCGATACTCAATGGCACCTGGTACCAGGAGGAATTTGGAGACAGGTTCTCTTTTTAGATTTTCtacccagctccctaaattctgactGGAGGACCACAtctctctttctacctatgtcattggtgcttATTCGGACCCTCGGCTGTTCATGCCTCAGGGTGCTCTGCAGTCATTCCTATGACAACAAATCATCCTGGATTCATGTCTGCGGCCGCAGAAGTGTCTGTCTGTTCCCCTAATTATCGAATCTTCAATCACCATTATTCTTCCCATCTTTCTGTGCCCCCTGAACAGCTGTGGTGCCATGGAATTGGCTCTGGCTGTACTCCCAGATCAAATATTACTTTCATTAGTATTCAGAACTGAATTATTGTTGGATAGACTCATGAACTCCTGCTCTACCTGCCTTCCCGACTATTCCTGACATCAGCCCTGAAAAACTGAGCTCAAACTCTAATGCCATGCCCCTGTGCTGgtaaagtgatgatgtggagatgccagcgttggactggggtaaacacagtaagaagtctcacaacaccaggttaaagtccaacaggtttatttggtagcaaaagccactagctttcggagcgctgctccttcgtcaggtaaatgggagttctgttcacaaacagggcatataaagacacaaactcaatttacaaaataatggttggaatgcgaatctttacaggtaatcaggttttaaaggtacagacaatatgagcggagagagcattaagcacaggttaaagagatgtgtattgtctccagacaggacagttagtgagattttgcaagcccaggcaagttgcggggcttacagatagtgtgacatgaacccaagatcccggttggcaagagtgttctcttcctgttggggaacacttcagcggtcacgggcgttcggcctctgatcttcaggtaagcgttctccaaggcagccttcacgacacacgacaacgcagagtcgctgagcagagactgatagccaagttccgcacacatgaggacggcctcaaccgggatcttgggttcatgtcacactatctgtaactcccacgacttgcctgggcttgcaaaatctcactaactgtcctgtctggagacaatacacatctctttaacctgtgcttaatgctctctccgctcatattgtctgtacctttaagacttgattacctgtaaagattcgcattccaaccattattttgtaaattgagtttgtgtctttatatgccctgtttgtgaacagaactcccacttacctgacgaaggaacagcgctccgaaagctagtggcttttgctaccaaataaacctgttggactttaacctggtattgtgagacttcttactggtaaaGTGAGCCAGCTCTCAGGAGTGGGTATGGGGTAGAATCAGATCCTGCTTTCCtgatttgtccaaagatgtgcgggttaggttgattggccaggttaaaaattgctccttagagtcctgggatgtgtggattagcgggtaaatatgtgggggtagggcctgggtgggattgtggtcggtgcagactcgatgggccgaatggcctccttctgcactgtatggtttctatgatttctatttcattGTTGATGTCAGACAGATCCACTTCAGGTGATAGGTGTTTAACTGATACCATGGGTAATGTTTGCACTCCTGTCTGGGAGGACTACTATCCTGAGTATGGTGAGCGtaaggacgggattttccagccatgctctccccaaagctggaaaatcccacccgaggtcaacgaacctttccatgtCCTGCCCACTATAGTTCCCGTAGCGGACgtacgggaaaattctgccctaagttTCTACAGACCTGAGTTCTCTCAGCCTATCATATCTCGATGTAATAACGGTGTGATATGTTCACCTTACACTCTTCCAAGATTCATTTCATGTTCTGGGAAAGATCTTGAGTCATTTTCAGATGCTTTGTTATTTTGGTCAATTCAAGTTTTGTGTAAAAGCTGAATATTGGATTGTTGTTTGTTGCTTTTAATCAATCTTCTGTGTAGAGTTGGAACTCATGATAAATTCATTTTTTTGGCTTACCCAAACTACCTGATTTGTCATTATGGTGTGTTCTTAGTCACTGAAATACTCAGGAGCCTATAGTAAGAGTCCTGTACACAATATATTGGTCAATGTCACTGTGAGCTAATATACTTTCTCCATCAATGGGTTTATAATTTGCAGTTCACAGGAAGCATGTTTATACATCATCTGTTCCACAACAACGTGTCAGCCTCTGTCCTCAAcactctggagtgagacttgaacccacaattttATGACTCCAAACCGACATCTTATAATATTTCTGTTGCATTAAATTCATTTGAGGGGTTAAGTCTCAAGGCTGTAAACTAGCAGCTTGAaagtttaatttgatttaaaGTGGTAACTAGTTCGAGCTGCAGGTGTCAATGTTGTCCTTGTGTCTGGATTCCTGAAGCTTGAGAGGTGGCAAAGTCCCTGATGTCAGGAAAATTGAAACTAATGGAGAAAAGTGGGTCAGCTCTGGGAGTGAGGAACAACCGACAGACTCGGTAATGATAGAGGATCCCCACATTGAGCAAAAAACCCAAACATCCTAAATCCCACTGACTTAAACAGAGCCAACCTCCAGAACAACCATCGACTGTCTGGAAATCCCTGGTATTCCTCAGTGATACTGGTCTGCAGTGTACTCTTCAACCACTAGATGTGCTCTGTTTCAGGGATTCCCTCCACCTATTTACCAGAATCCTGCTCCCAAACACAACATCCAATGAATTAAGGTCCGGCTGTGTGAGTGACCTGGGTTTATcccactcagtaagaagtttaacaacaccaggttaaagtccaacaggtttatttggtagcaaaagcctccaaagtccttgaatgtgttgtcacctcccaaatcttGGAAAGGACACAGGATCAGGGAAGAGGCAAGGGGTGTGTGGCATCAGGCTTTGGGCAGGAGGCTGGCAGAGAGATCTGGCAAAAAGTAGGTGGTCactctcccagtgagagtcaatctCTGAGTCACAGACTCTCTCCAGTTACAGATTCACTCTCCAAGTACAGGTTACACACCAAGCACCCCAAGTCATTGTGCTAGCTAATTCATGGTTTAGTAGCTAATTTTATTAATGACACCAagatatgtttgatttgatttattcttgtcacaaacagtgaaaagtattgtttcttgtacgctatacagacaaaacataccgttcatagagaaggaaatgagacagtgcagaatgtagtgttacagtcacagctagagtgtagaaaaggatcaacttaatgcaaggtaagtccattcaaaagtctgacagcagcagttcttgagttggttggtacgtgacctcagagttttgtatctttttcccgaaggaagaaggtgaaagagagaatgtccggggtgtgtgggctccttaattataccggctgctttgccgaggcagcgggaagtgtagacagagtcaatggatgggaggctggtttgcgtgatggattgggctacattcacgaccttttgtagttcctggtggtcttgggcagagcaggagccataccaagctgtggtacaaccagaaagaatgctttctatagtgcatctgtaaaagttggtgagagtcgtagctgacatgccaaatttccttagtcttctgagaaagtagaggcgttggtgggctttcttaactatggtatcggcatgggggggaccaggacaggttgttggtgatctggacaccttgaagctctcgaccctttctacttcttcctcattgatgtagacaggagcatgttctcctttacgcttccgaagtcgatgacaatctcctttgttttgttgacattgagggagagattattgttgctgcaccagttcaccagattctctatctcattcctgtactctgtctcatcattgtttgaaatccgacccattaccgtggtgtcgtcagcaaacttgaaaatcgaattggaggggaatttggccacacagtcatagctgtataaggagtatagtagggggctgagaacacagccttgtggggtactggtgttgaggatgattgtggaggaggtgttgttgcctatcctcactgattgtggtctgtaagttaggaagttcaggatccagtcgcagatggaggtgctgaggcccaggccacagagtttggacatGACTTTCATAGGTTGGAAAGTAAGTTCTAAAGAGAAGTTCAAGAGTCTGCAAAGTGATATAGATAAAGAGAGTGGGTAAACAtttgcagatggagtataatatagGAAAATATGAACTTGCAAAGTTTGACAGGAAGAAACACAAAACAGCATactattgaaatggagagagattgaagaACTCAGTGGTACAGAAGGATTTGGGTGTCCTACTACATAAATCACAAATCATTAATCTGCAGCTACAGCAAGGGATTTGGAAGACAAactgaatgttggtgtttattccaaagggaatggaatgtaaaagggggaagttttactgcagctgtacaaggcattgctgagaccacatctggaatactgagtATAGTTTTCATCtccctatttaagaaaggatataattgtgtTAGAAGCATTTCagaaaaggttgaacaggtttgacccattggaatttagatgaatgagaggtgaccttattgaaacaaacaagatcctgagggaacttgacagggcGGACAATGTGATGATGCTTCCTCCTGTGGAAGATTCTAGAACGAGGAGACACAGGTTTAGAATGAGAGGCTCCCTTTAAGACAGGGATGAAGAGATATCTTTTCCTCAGCGGATTGTTAGTCTGATTATTATAGAATTCTTATCCCCAGAAAGCAatgactgggtcattgaatttatttagGGCTTAGTTAGATCTTTTTTGATAAAATACCTCGTCCAGTGTTATGGGAGGCAAACAGGAGAGCTGATCAAAAGTCCgagcagtctcaaagggccaaatggcctaccctgctACTAATTCATGTTTCCCTCTAACTTATTAATTACATGATTCAATCAAGGCTTTGAATTAATCTTAATTCAGTGATACAGTAATGAAAGGTACAACATGGCTGAAGAAGCCACCGTCATAAATGGCTTCCTTAACCTTGTGTTATTAACTCAATTAATCTGACTCCTTTATTAAAATCGACTTCTAGCCACCCCAAAACTACACAGGCAGTGGTTGAGACCGAGGAGAAAAttactccctctctgtgtccctctttcCAAAACCCAATATCTCCACATGGGCTTGGAGCCGGCTCATCTGTTTCCCTTACTCTGAGAGTTGTCTGTGGTGTTTACCCTCCAATACTCACACAGGGGAGCTGTCCTTCTAAAGCACTGTCTGGCTCAGCAGTGtctgtctccaacctctcccacTATCAGTCCAATTGTTTCAAAAATGATAATATAACATTTGACCAGATCTCCAATAATCACCAAAAGAAGACATCAATGTGCGTAAAAGCTCCTGTATAAACTCAGCATCCTTTCAGTGCAGCGTCAGGTACaagtcactcactgactctcactctgaCTAAGACAATCAGATACTCAGTGGTTAGAAAAGCTTCAGCTTCTGATCTACCAGCAAAGCACCCGGGGGAGGAGCCATTCCTGGGGTAGTAATGGAGGGACTTCAATTAGCCTCAGCATCCTGGGTCTATGGAGGGGAGAATCAGCCAGGAATCCAGTTCCTCATCATTGAGCCAGCTGGGAAGTCAGGGGGAGGGCAGGATGTGTCTCGGCTGTGACAGTCTCCATTGTCTCACAACATTCCCTGTCTGGGTCTACACATGCTCAATGGCCACTCAAACAGAGCACTAGAGGCCAATCAATGACCACAGTCTGTTCTCcaggtcagtaccttgaggactggagggaatgtgagaggacaacagcttgtatttatatcaCGCTTCAATATAGtcaaacatcccaaagtgtttcat from Mustelus asterias chromosome 8, sMusAst1.hap1.1, whole genome shotgun sequence includes:
- the LOC144497093 gene encoding uncharacterized protein LOC144497093; the encoded protein is MENKPFKCEVCDRAFRTSSTLVNHRRIHTGEKTFKCEVCNKGFAQLSGLVNHRTIHSGEKPFTCKVCDKSFSRTSTLYRHQRIHTGEKPFKCELCDKSFLSSSDFLIHQRIHTGEKPFTCEACMKSFSDSSTLRRHQRIHTGEKPFKCVVCDKSFSLSSDLRVHQRIHTGEKPFMCVVCDKSFSSSSDLCIHQRIHTGEKPFMCEVCDRSFSQSGNLRRHQRIHTGEKPFRCDVCDKSFSDTASLCVHRHIHNKEKPFTCDVCKKSFSRSSNLLFHQKSHTGE